The genomic stretch GAATATTCATTGTGCATAGCCTCTTTCCACTCAGGAAGACTCAAGGCAACCTTAACCGAAGTAGGCTCATCATAAACCTTGGTAGTAGAAGTAGAAACCAAGTAGACTTTGGGCTTGTAGATACCAAATTTAGACCTGGTTTGCATATGATGGCCTTGAGGCAATAAGGGCGGAGCAGCTGGAATATGAGACTCAGGAACCACAATCTCATCACTAACGGGCAAAGCAACAACAGGGGAAGCAAGTCGAGAAGATACAGTAGCTGAAGCCTCTAACTCGGAGGTGACACCATCTTCAGGTGTACGAGGAGGGGGAGAAGAACAAGCAACTGCAGAACTGGAAGAGACAGATGAAGAACAAGGAGCAAAGATGGATGCTAAACCAGTAGGGGAAGACATAAGAATTGGCAAAACAAATGCAGGAGCATTGAAGTTACTGCGTATAGGACCTTGACACATGGAAGTAGAAGAGGAAAAGAGAGTACAATAAGGAAATTCAGATTCATTAAAATTGACACTACGAGCAATATAGATGCGACTCGAAGTATGAAGATAGCGATAGCCTTTGTGGAAAGGACTATACCCTAGAAAACACACTTAGAGGTTTTGAAAGCAAATTTGCGAGTGTTGTAAGGTCTGAGAAAGGGAAAACAAGCACAACCAAACACTTTGAGCAAATTATAATCAGTTTTATAGGAATAGACACTCAAAAGGAGACTTAAAGGCACAAATAGTAGTAGGCAACCGATTAATAAGATAGACAACAGAAACAAAGGCATCCCACCAAAACAATAAAGGCATTTGAGCTTGAGCAAGAAGAGTAAGACCAATTTCAGTCACATGTCGATGCTTTCGTTCAACTCTTCCTTGTTGTTGGTGAGTACGAGGACAAGGGTACCTAAAAATAATGCCTAACTATTGAAGAATAGGTTGAAGTTTATGTTATTCGCGCCCCGCCCCCCTCCCCAATCAGTTTGCAAACCCTTTAAAGGTGTATCAAATTGCTTTTCAACAAGTGTTTTGAAGTTGTGAAAAATAGAAAAGGCATCAGATTTGGCTGTCATAGGATAAATTCAACCATACTTGGTAAAATCATCTACAAACAATATGTAAAATCTATACCCTCCAGGAGAGGATGAGAAGGCCCCCAAACACCCGAGTGAACCAATTGAAGTGGTTTAGTAGTTTTTTAGAGTAGAAAGAGCAAAATGCATCAAGTTATTTTTACCAAATTTACAAGCATCACGGAAATTCAAATCTGATTTAGAACAATTCACATTAAGAGATTGTAAAACTTTGGTAAGTATTACACTAGATGGATGTCCAAGTCGATTGTGCCAAATGGCAGCCAGTCGAGAGGACGGATTACATGAGGAAGGACTGGTCACAACACAGTCAGTGTTATTACCAGCATAAGATGTACTAAGACAAACAGAAGGAGACTTGAAACCGAAAGAGCCATGAGAGGCAAAGACACTAGAAGCTCTCGAACTGTATTCTCCTCGTCTCCTTGTCCTTAACAACACAAGAGTTAGAAGTAAATTCCACATTAACATCATTATCAGCAATTAATTGAGAAATACTAATGAGATTCTTTTGGATATTAGGCACATGTAACACACGATGCACGTGAAGAGGTTTTGCAGAAGGAATATGAACATAACCAATAGTAGTAATCGGAAGAAAAGAGCCATTACCTACAACCATTTTACCTTTCCCTTTGTAATCATACTTCGTAGTCAGAGCAACAGAGCGTTAGAAACCACATGATGAGAAGCTCCACTATCCATGTACCAATTAAAGATCATTCACAGTGTGAGCAGTAGCAAAGAGAGCTTGTGGATCAGCAAATGTGACCTCAAAAGTAGCTGCAGAGCTGATATCTCCTTGAAAACTCACATCAAAATGCCTGTAGCATTTGAGCACAACATGACCAGGCTTGTTACACAGTTGACAAATCAGACAACTACCAGTGTTCCGATTGTGAAAGAACCTGCCACCTCTACCACGTTGATAACTCTGATTACGAGCAGAGTGACCAGAAGATGAAGTAGCGAACTCCTTCTTAGTGGCAGCATCATAGTTAGTTGTAGGATTTTGAAGATCCAAAGCAGAAATGGCATGTTGTTGCTCAAGATGCATCTCCTGGCTTTGTAGCATGAACTGGACTTCCTGCAAAGTAACGGAATCCTTAGAAGTGAGATTGACAACAACCAACTCATACTCACTTCCCAAGCCACCAAGGATTTACATAATCATATCATCATCAAAAATTGCTTGACCCGCAGCCATCAAAGCATCAGCTAAACATTGCATCTTGAGAACATATTCGTCCACAGGTGTGGCCCTTTTCTTCGTAGTCTGGAGCAAACCACGAAGTTGAAGAACACGCACCTTAGATTTGTTGGAGAAGATCTGAGCCAACACATTCCACATCTCATTGGCCGAAAGACATCGAGCAACATGACCTAGCATACTCTCAGAAATCGAATTGAAGAGCCAACTCATAAGGAACTGATCCAAGCAAATCCAGTTTGTGAACTCGATTAGGAATAGACCTATCAGCGACATCTGGATCCGCCATTGTTGGCTGAGGTTGAGCTCGAGTATCGTCCAAAAATCCTTCCAACTAACGCGCACACATAGTTGACAAAACCTGAGATCTCCAGTAGAAGAAGTTGTTTCGATCCAGACGAAGCGTCAGAGGAACAAGATGCGTTGGAATCACCGTCGCAGCAGTGGCCTGAGTAACACCAGAAGAAGAGGAGGAAGTAACCCTAGGAGCATTGCTCGAAGAAGATGCCATGGAAGCAAGAACAAGATCGAGAGAGAAAAAAATCAAGGCACTGATACCAAatgagaaaagagaagagagagatagagaatgAAATGTAATGAATGAGCTCAGTGAGCTTCGACTGAGTATATTCCAATATATATAAGATTACAAAGAAGCCTTTAGAAACAATAAGAAGCAATTCGAGACTAAATAAGCTATAAGAACGCACACAACCTGACTAACTTACAACAAAATCAGTTCCAGTGCTAATAATTAGAAATTTGGAAATTGGAATAAAGATGTTGCATTAGAATCATGCATTTGATCATGATTCATGTTTTATGAAAATGGTCGCAGTAGAATTACTAGGCAACGTGTACGTTTAAATACTGCTCACAGCCACACCGTGTTCATGTGGATCTAAAATGAGGAAAATACAGGGCAAGCAAAAGTAAAGAGGTTTTTTTTTGGTTTGTTTGTATTTCTCTGATTTTTCCATATGAGTTTTCAGCTATTATGGAATTTGTTTCCAATGTGTATTTTGATTCTTCTATACTTTTGGTGTGTGTATAATAAGTTGGGCAAAGATAgaaattagaaaattatatatattttctaatgCAAGAGAACAAGGTGAATCCAGTAATAATGGAGAAATTTTGTTGTGTGATTATTTAATAATGAGCAATGAAATAATCTGTAGAATTTTCTTTGATTATAAATTTAAAGAGAGAGCAATGGACTGTGGGGTGAATTCTAGGGGGACTTGGAGGGTGATAAAATACTCTTGTCAAACTTGGTGGATTGGATGTATTCTGTAACATCTTTGGGGAAGTGTTTTATTAACGTTCTTATAGAATGATTGGGAGAGTTGCATGGTTTGGTGTAAGCATGATATGGGAGAGTTGCATGGTTTGGTGTATGCATGATATGGGAGAGTTGCATGGTTCACTATAATATTGTATTCAGCAAGGGCCAAGGGTGATTGTTTTCAATACATATTTTTGGCACAACTCATGAACGTGGCATGAATTGTGGGACTCAAAATAGTGACAAGGCTGAGCATAAATATCATATTCATAAAGATGAAAACTCCCACAAACCATGACAAAATAATGGAGAGACGTTGGATGATATAGTTGCTAATTAAGCGATATATTGATTGAGAAGATGTTGGTTTCATATCAGAGCATATCTTGGTGTAGCTTATCTCGGATTATATCTTGGAGTATCGACTCTCAGAGACAttatcctcatattatttattaattgctATGCCTTGTATTGTCTCTAATCTTACCTTTCCAAAAAAATAAAGAATGATATTAATTGTTGTGTTCACGTATACAAAAGTTCCTTTTTACATTTCTTAGTCCATTTTCATTTTTTCTTCTCATAAGACATACTAATACTTGAGCAGGTTGTATGACTAAGTAGTGGTATCTAAACTAAACAGTAGTTTCTTTATTTAGAGCTATATTTCATTGGTACAAACGTTGTGTGGTTACTCGTATTTATAGCAGTACCTGGGAAACTCTAGAGTGCACTTAATATTATGAAGCAAGGTTGAACACTTCTTAACATACTCTACAATATACTATTGCtttaaagacttttattcatgaTTATTGAACGTTTTCCCCGCCACAAGACCTGGTATGGCATATGAATAGCCTTAGTCACAGGTTCTCAAAGTTTAGGAAAAATCAATCGTAGAAAtccatttccaaaaaaaaaataaataaataaaaagaaagaaaccTTGAGAATAAGGAATCATGCTTCTCCTTGTCCATTGTAAACAAGTGATCGTAGTCCTTGGATGAAGCCTTTCTTGTGAGCACATTGAGTACCCTACTCATTTTCAAAGCTTTAAAATATGGAGTTAaaacatcatcatatatataacATCAACCAAACACTACCAAC from Humulus lupulus chromosome 5, drHumLupu1.1, whole genome shotgun sequence encodes the following:
- the LOC133777858 gene encoding uncharacterized protein LOC133777858: MSLIGLFLIEFTNWICLDQFLMSWLFNSISESMLGHVARCLSANEMWNVLAQIFSNKSKEVQFMLQSQEMHLEQQHAISALDLQNPTTNYDAATKKEFATSSSGHSARNQSYQRGRGGRFFHNRNTGSCLICQLCNKPGHVVLKCYRHFDVSFQGDISSAATFEVTFADPQALFATAHTVNDL